The Burkholderia mayonis genome window below encodes:
- the flgD gene encoding flagellar hook assembly protein FlgD, protein MTSSLTTIGGSGTTVNTLPFDTMSSNSQSSNTTGASTTSGTTGTSSSNANINVASSLSTTSASDLQTTFLKLLVTQLQNQDPTSPVDSSQMTSQLAQINTVSGIAQLNTSLTSLSSQLTAGQQTQAAMLIGSNVLAPGNTVPVKSGAASPFGVQLTSAVSNLTITVKNSSGVVVNTINAGAQSAGTVPFNWTPTDTAGNKLPDGTYTISASYTDTSGQQYAPTTLSSAQVLSVVKQADGTPGLVLSNGSTVGFSQVASIFPNTTTSASNGSASSSTN, encoded by the coding sequence ATGACATCCTCCTTGACCACCATCGGCGGCAGCGGCACGACCGTGAACACGCTGCCGTTCGACACGATGAGCTCGAACAGCCAGTCGTCGAACACGACGGGCGCGAGCACGACGAGCGGTACGACCGGCACCAGCAGCTCGAACGCGAACATCAACGTCGCGAGCTCGCTGTCGACCACGTCGGCGAGCGATCTGCAGACGACGTTCCTCAAGCTGCTCGTCACGCAGTTGCAGAACCAGGATCCGACGAGCCCCGTCGACAGCTCGCAGATGACGTCGCAGCTCGCGCAGATCAACACGGTGAGCGGCATCGCGCAGTTGAACACGTCGCTCACGTCGCTGTCGTCGCAGCTCACGGCCGGCCAGCAGACGCAGGCGGCGATGTTGATCGGCTCGAACGTGCTGGCGCCGGGCAACACCGTACCTGTCAAGAGCGGCGCGGCGTCGCCGTTCGGCGTGCAGCTGACGAGCGCCGTGTCGAACCTGACGATCACCGTGAAGAACTCGTCAGGCGTCGTCGTCAACACGATCAACGCGGGCGCGCAGTCGGCGGGCACCGTGCCGTTCAACTGGACGCCGACCGACACGGCCGGCAACAAGCTGCCCGACGGCACCTACACGATCAGCGCGAGCTACACCGACACGTCCGGCCAGCAGTACGCGCCGACGACGCTGTCGTCCGCGCAGGTGCTGAGCGTCGTCAAGCAGGCCGACGGCACGCCGGGGCTCGTGCTGTCGAACGGATCGACGGTCGGCTTCAGCCAGGTCGCATCGATCTTCCCGAACACCACGACGAGCGCGTCGAACGGCAGCGCCTCGTCTTCCACCAACTGA
- the flgM gene encoding flagellar biosynthesis anti-sigma factor FlgM — MKVDSTTTSNARTLSNASAGAARTQAGQPASARTPASAAGAPTGGDANVSLSGLSSTLRSLAASGSADIDTAQVEAIRDAIKNGTLSIDTGKIADGILQTARELLKQPPQAGNS; from the coding sequence GTGAAAGTCGATTCCACCACTACTTCGAACGCCCGCACGCTGTCGAACGCCAGTGCGGGCGCGGCTCGCACGCAAGCCGGCCAGCCGGCCTCGGCCCGGACGCCCGCCAGCGCCGCGGGCGCGCCGACGGGCGGAGACGCGAACGTGAGCCTGTCTGGCCTGTCGTCGACGCTGCGCAGCCTGGCCGCATCGGGCAGCGCCGACATCGATACCGCCCAGGTCGAGGCGATTCGGGACGCGATCAAGAACGGCACACTGTCGATCGACACCGGCAAGATCGCCGACGGCATCCTGCAGACCGCCCGCGAACTGCTGAAGCAGCCGCCGCAGGCGGGCAACAGCTGA
- a CDS encoding flagellar basal body P-ring protein FlgI, whose amino-acid sequence MVKTMRTLLARVVRALRWTRRAAARCALAAACVLAPVAAHAERLKDLAQIQGVRDNPLIGYGLVVGLDGTGDQTMQTPFTTQTLANMLANLGISINNGSANGGSSAMTNMQLKNVAAVMVTATLPPFARPGEAIDVTVSSLGNAKSLRGGTLLLTPLKGADGQVYALAQGNMAVGGAGASANGSRVQVNQLAAGRIAGGAIVERSVPNAIAQMNGVLQLQLNDMDYGTAQRIVSAVNSSFGPGTATALDGRTIQLTAPADSAQQVAFMARLQNLEVSPDKAAAKVILNARTGSIVMNQMVTLQNCAVAHGNLSVVVNTQPVVSQPGPFSNGQTVVAQQSQIQLKQDNGALRMVTAGANLAEVVKALNSLGATPADLMSILQAMKAAGALRADLEII is encoded by the coding sequence GTGGTGAAGACGATGCGTACCTTGCTCGCGCGCGTCGTGCGCGCTCTCCGTTGGACCCGCCGCGCAGCCGCGCGCTGCGCGCTCGCGGCCGCTTGCGTGCTCGCGCCCGTCGCCGCGCACGCGGAGCGCCTGAAGGATCTCGCGCAGATCCAGGGCGTGCGCGACAATCCGCTGATCGGCTACGGCCTCGTCGTCGGCCTCGACGGTACCGGCGACCAGACGATGCAGACGCCGTTTACGACGCAGACGCTCGCGAACATGCTCGCAAACCTCGGCATCTCGATCAACAACGGCTCGGCGAACGGCGGCTCGTCGGCGATGACGAACATGCAGCTGAAGAACGTCGCCGCGGTGATGGTGACGGCGACGCTGCCGCCGTTCGCGCGGCCGGGCGAGGCGATCGACGTGACGGTGTCGTCGCTCGGCAACGCGAAGAGCCTGCGCGGCGGCACGCTGCTCCTCACGCCGTTGAAGGGCGCGGACGGCCAGGTCTACGCGCTTGCGCAGGGCAACATGGCGGTGGGCGGCGCGGGCGCGAGCGCGAACGGCAGCCGCGTGCAGGTGAACCAGCTTGCGGCCGGGCGGATCGCCGGCGGCGCGATCGTCGAGCGGTCGGTGCCGAACGCGATCGCGCAGATGAACGGCGTGCTGCAACTGCAATTGAACGACATGGATTACGGCACCGCGCAGCGGATCGTGTCGGCGGTGAATTCGAGCTTCGGCCCGGGTACCGCGACGGCGCTCGACGGCCGCACGATCCAGCTCACGGCGCCCGCCGATTCGGCGCAGCAGGTCGCGTTCATGGCGCGGCTGCAGAACCTGGAAGTGAGTCCCGACAAGGCGGCCGCGAAGGTGATCCTGAACGCGCGCACGGGCTCGATCGTGATGAACCAGATGGTGACGCTGCAGAACTGCGCGGTCGCGCACGGCAATCTGTCGGTCGTCGTCAACACGCAGCCCGTCGTGTCGCAGCCGGGGCCGTTCTCGAACGGGCAGACGGTCGTCGCGCAGCAGTCGCAGATTCAGCTCAAGCAGGACAACGGCGCGCTGCGGATGGTGACGGCGGGCGCGAATCTCGCCGAAGTGGTGAAGGCGCTCAACTCGCTCGGCGCGACGCCCGCGGATCTGATGTCGATCCTGCAGGCGATGAAGGCGGCGGGCGCGCTGCGCGCGGATCTGGAGATCATCTAA
- the flgE gene encoding flagellar hook protein FlgE — protein sequence MGYQQGLSGLAGASSDLDVIGNNIANANTVGFKGSTAQFSDMYANSVASAVNNPIGIGTMLASVQQQFSQGTIASSTSSLNVAINGNGFFQMSNNGVVTYSRDGTFQRDKNGYIVNSQGLNLMGYAADSNGVINSAATVPLQAPTTNIAPTATTKITGQFNLNSQDPVPATTPFNYSDPTSYNYTTSVQAFDSLGGSQNVNLYFVKSSTTGQWEAYAGPSGQTPTDLGSVSFNTAGTITGTSTPAGAPTTNVGQFSFSIPTTTGAANPQNLTLDLTGTTQYGGKNGINNLAQNGFASGVLTTFSIGADGKLTGNYSNGQTSTLGQIVLANFNNPNGLVSVGNNQYVETATSGVPQISVPGSTNHGTLQGSALENSNVDLTSQLVNLITAQRNYQANAQTIKTQQTVDQTLINL from the coding sequence ATGGGCTATCAACAAGGTTTGAGCGGTTTGGCAGGCGCGTCGAGCGACCTCGACGTGATCGGCAACAACATCGCGAACGCGAACACGGTGGGCTTCAAGGGAAGCACCGCGCAGTTTTCCGACATGTATGCGAATTCGGTCGCGTCGGCTGTCAACAATCCGATCGGCATCGGCACGATGCTCGCATCGGTGCAGCAGCAGTTCAGCCAGGGCACGATCGCGTCGAGCACTTCGTCGCTGAACGTCGCGATCAACGGCAACGGCTTCTTCCAGATGTCGAACAACGGCGTCGTCACGTACTCGCGCGACGGCACGTTCCAGCGCGACAAGAACGGCTACATCGTCAACTCGCAGGGCCTGAACCTGATGGGCTACGCGGCCGACTCGAACGGCGTGATCAACAGCGCGGCGACCGTGCCGCTGCAGGCGCCGACGACCAACATCGCGCCGACCGCGACGACCAAGATCACCGGCCAGTTCAACCTGAACTCGCAGGACCCGGTGCCCGCGACGACGCCGTTCAACTATTCCGATCCGACGAGCTACAACTACACGACGTCGGTGCAGGCGTTCGATTCGCTTGGCGGCTCGCAGAACGTCAACCTGTACTTCGTGAAGAGCTCGACGACGGGCCAGTGGGAAGCGTACGCGGGCCCGTCGGGCCAGACGCCGACCGATCTCGGCTCGGTCAGCTTCAACACGGCGGGCACGATCACGGGCACGTCGACGCCGGCCGGTGCGCCGACGACGAACGTCGGTCAGTTCTCGTTCTCGATTCCGACGACGACGGGCGCGGCGAACCCGCAGAATCTGACGCTCGACCTGACGGGCACCACGCAGTACGGCGGCAAGAACGGCATCAACAACCTCGCGCAGAACGGATTCGCGAGCGGCGTGCTGACGACGTTCTCGATCGGCGCGGACGGCAAGCTGACCGGCAACTACTCGAACGGCCAGACGTCGACGCTCGGGCAGATCGTGCTCGCGAACTTCAACAATCCGAACGGCCTCGTGAGCGTCGGCAACAACCAGTACGTCGAGACGGCCACGTCGGGTGTGCCGCAGATCTCGGTGCCCGGCAGCACGAACCACGGGACGCTGCAGGGCAGCGCGCTCGAAAACTCGAACGTCGACCTGACGAGCCAGCTCGTGAATCTGATCACCGCGCAGCGCAACTACCAGGCGAACGCGCAGACGATCAAGACGCAGCAGACCGTCGACCAGACGCTCATCAACCTGTAA
- the flgG gene encoding flagellar basal-body rod protein FlgG — protein sequence MNRSLYIAATGMNAQQSQMDVISNNLANVSTNGFKGSRAVFEDLLYQTVRQPGANSTQQTELPSGLQLGTGVQQVATERLYTQGNLQQTGGSKDVAINGQGFFQVLMPDGTNAYTRDGSFQTNAQGQLVTSSGYQVIPAITIPQNATSLTIGSDGVVSVTQPGSNNAVQIGSLQIATFINPAGLEAKGENLFAETTSSGQPNVSQPGLNGAGTLNQGYVEASNVNVVQELVNMIQTQRAYEINSKAVTTSDQMLQTVTQMSR from the coding sequence GTGAACCGTTCCCTTTACATCGCCGCGACCGGCATGAACGCGCAGCAGTCGCAGATGGACGTGATCTCGAACAATCTCGCGAACGTGAGCACCAACGGCTTCAAGGGCTCGCGCGCGGTGTTCGAGGATCTGCTGTACCAGACCGTGCGCCAGCCGGGCGCGAACTCGACGCAGCAAACCGAGCTGCCGTCGGGCCTGCAGCTCGGCACGGGCGTCCAGCAGGTCGCGACCGAACGGCTCTACACGCAGGGCAATCTGCAGCAGACGGGCGGCTCGAAAGACGTCGCGATCAACGGCCAGGGCTTCTTCCAGGTGCTGATGCCGGACGGCACGAACGCCTATACGCGCGACGGCTCGTTCCAGACCAATGCGCAGGGCCAGCTCGTCACGTCGAGCGGCTATCAGGTGATCCCGGCGATCACGATCCCGCAGAACGCGACGTCGCTCACGATCGGCAGCGACGGCGTCGTGTCGGTTACGCAGCCGGGGTCGAACAACGCGGTGCAGATCGGCTCGCTCCAGATCGCGACGTTCATCAATCCTGCCGGCCTCGAGGCGAAGGGTGAGAACCTGTTCGCGGAAACCACGTCGTCGGGCCAGCCGAACGTGTCGCAGCCGGGCCTGAACGGCGCGGGCACGCTCAACCAGGGCTACGTCGAGGCGTCGAACGTGAACGTCGTCCAGGAGCTCGTCAACATGATCCAGACGCAGCGCGCGTACGAAATCAACAGCAAGGCCGTGACCACGTCCGACCAGATGTTGCAGACCGTCACGCAGATGTCGCGCTAA
- the flgJ gene encoding flagellar assembly peptidoglycan hydrolase FlgJ, producing the protein MTTFTKANDLSQRFALDVQGFDAMRSKAAAATPREGVKMVAGQFDAMFTQMMLKSMRDATPSNSPFDSSSSKMYTSMLDQQLAQQMSGKGIGVADALAKQLMRNTNVAPDAQGEGGLVAMNALAKAYANASSGNGALAGTRGYSAASALTPPLKGNGSSANADAFVEKMAGAAQAASAATGIPARFIVGQAALESGWGKREIRGANGESSHNVFGIKATKGWTGRTVSAVTTEYANGKPHRVVAQFRAYDSYEHAMTDYANLLKNNPRYAGVLNAGHSAEGFAHGMQKAGYATDPHYAKKLITIMQQIG; encoded by the coding sequence GTGACGACTTTCACGAAAGCGAACGATCTGTCGCAGCGCTTCGCGCTCGACGTTCAAGGGTTCGACGCGATGCGCTCGAAGGCCGCGGCGGCGACGCCGCGCGAAGGCGTGAAGATGGTCGCGGGCCAGTTCGACGCGATGTTCACGCAGATGATGCTGAAGAGCATGCGCGACGCGACGCCGTCGAACAGCCCCTTCGATTCGAGCTCGTCGAAGATGTACACGTCGATGCTCGACCAGCAGCTCGCGCAGCAGATGTCGGGGAAGGGTATCGGCGTCGCGGACGCGCTGGCGAAGCAACTGATGCGCAACACGAACGTCGCGCCCGACGCGCAGGGCGAAGGCGGCCTTGTCGCGATGAACGCGCTTGCGAAGGCGTATGCGAACGCGTCGTCCGGAAACGGCGCGCTGGCGGGCACGCGCGGCTATTCGGCCGCGAGCGCGCTGACGCCGCCGCTCAAGGGCAACGGCAGCTCCGCGAACGCGGACGCGTTCGTCGAGAAGATGGCGGGCGCCGCGCAGGCGGCGAGCGCGGCGACGGGCATTCCGGCGCGCTTCATCGTCGGCCAGGCGGCGCTCGAATCCGGCTGGGGCAAGCGCGAGATCCGCGGCGCGAACGGCGAGTCGAGCCACAACGTGTTCGGCATCAAGGCGACGAAGGGCTGGACCGGGCGCACGGTGTCGGCCGTCACGACCGAATACGCGAACGGCAAGCCGCACCGCGTCGTCGCGCAGTTCCGCGCGTACGACTCGTACGAGCACGCGATGACCGACTACGCGAACCTGCTGAAGAACAACCCGCGCTACGCGGGCGTGCTGAATGCGGGGCACAGCGCGGAAGGCTTCGCGCACGGGATGCAGAAGGCCGGCTACGCGACCGATCCGCATTATGCGAAGAAGCTGATTACGATCATGCAGCAGATCGGCTGA
- a CDS encoding flagellar brake protein, translated as MNTEQSTSQAASAAAHSGHDYGRRNPLEIGVQLRNLVNRGDFLTVQYQGGQLVTRILDVDVGARTFVFDWGALADQNAGILAAPHCVFHASPDGVRVEFSTATPRETRYENLPAFEADFPDVLYCVQRREYFRVDAPILDPYVCCGRLPDGESFRFEVHNLSLGGLGLRTVDERVSALEPGMTLPDVELNLNGHGMLSLDLQLVSHRSTDAPNGARRYQLGFRFVSLPGNAENTLQRLITQLEMKRRQLARA; from the coding sequence ATGAATACCGAACAGTCGACGAGTCAGGCCGCGAGCGCCGCCGCGCATTCCGGCCATGATTACGGCCGCCGCAATCCGCTCGAGATCGGCGTCCAGCTGCGCAATCTCGTCAATCGTGGGGATTTCCTGACCGTCCAGTATCAGGGCGGCCAGCTCGTCACCCGTATCCTCGACGTCGACGTCGGCGCGCGAACCTTCGTGTTCGACTGGGGCGCGCTCGCCGATCAGAACGCGGGCATTCTCGCCGCGCCGCACTGCGTGTTCCATGCGTCGCCGGACGGCGTGCGCGTCGAATTCTCGACCGCGACCCCGCGCGAAACCCGCTACGAAAACCTCCCCGCATTCGAAGCCGACTTCCCCGACGTGCTGTACTGCGTGCAGCGCCGCGAATATTTCCGCGTCGACGCGCCGATCCTCGATCCGTACGTGTGCTGCGGCAGGCTGCCGGACGGCGAGAGCTTCCGGTTCGAAGTGCACAACCTGTCGCTCGGCGGCCTCGGGCTGCGCACGGTCGACGAGCGCGTGTCCGCGCTCGAGCCGGGCATGACGCTGCCCGACGTCGAGCTGAACCTGAACGGCCACGGGATGCTGTCGCTCGATCTGCAGCTCGTGTCGCACCGCTCGACCGACGCGCCGAACGGCGCGCGCCGCTACCAGCTCGGCTTTCGCTTCGTATCGCTGCCGGGCAACGCCGAGAACACGCTGCAGCGCCTCATCACGCAGCTCGAGATGAAGCGCCGGCAGCTCGCGCGGGCCTGA
- the flgA gene encoding flagellar basal body P-ring formation chaperone FlgA — translation MTTDASRATRARFAVALALAGWTCAALAQQAGDGGMIVIPGRGESAETALANANAANARGANAAGASTPAAVGWNGSGSNTARVGGRNAQAAAQAAAAWNGRAGAPPGAGSSDPAYAPTAAEQSNGQIVIEPGPPASNGRIAASPAIGWKRPAIAAAPRGGWNGQVNPASATAGSNLPASAAPTSARWNNPAGATAPVTANRSNPAASVAADVNPAFRAVAASRAPANAQQVATVVAQDAAVPTGPPANARAAAQPWRAQRAQAAAQSGMIPVSFRTEPAPSALPARPAPIRAAAPATNAPGAQTTAAPAASANATASAPVPAGQQDGETIRRAALAFLQQQAAGLPGKTAITVAPAFPRGLAACTTLEPFLPSGARLWGRTTVGVRCAGERPWTIYLQAKLAVQATYYVAARQISPGEALSAADLVARDGDLTMLPLAVITDPTQAVGATALTRVAAGLPLRRDLLKSAASVSIGQTVRVVASGQGFTISAEGSVLNNAAPGQQVRVRMAAGQIVTAIVKDAATVEIPL, via the coding sequence ATGACGACAGACGCAAGCCGCGCAACGCGCGCGCGCTTTGCCGTGGCGCTCGCGCTGGCGGGCTGGACGTGCGCCGCGCTCGCGCAGCAGGCGGGCGACGGCGGGATGATCGTGATTCCGGGCCGCGGCGAATCGGCCGAAACGGCGCTCGCGAACGCGAATGCGGCGAACGCGCGCGGCGCCAATGCAGCGGGAGCGAGCACGCCGGCCGCCGTCGGATGGAACGGATCGGGCAGCAATACGGCACGCGTGGGCGGGCGGAACGCTCAGGCCGCCGCGCAGGCGGCCGCCGCATGGAACGGCCGAGCCGGCGCGCCGCCGGGGGCCGGGTCGAGCGATCCAGCCTACGCCCCGACGGCAGCCGAGCAGAGCAACGGCCAGATCGTGATCGAACCGGGTCCGCCCGCATCGAACGGCCGGATTGCGGCATCGCCCGCGATCGGATGGAAGCGGCCAGCGATCGCGGCCGCCCCGCGAGGCGGGTGGAACGGTCAGGTGAATCCCGCATCGGCGACGGCAGGATCGAATCTTCCCGCAAGCGCCGCGCCGACGAGCGCCCGATGGAACAATCCGGCCGGCGCGACCGCGCCCGTCACCGCGAACCGGAGCAATCCGGCGGCAAGCGTTGCTGCCGACGTCAATCCCGCATTCCGCGCGGTCGCTGCATCGCGCGCGCCGGCCAACGCGCAGCAGGTCGCGACGGTCGTCGCGCAGGATGCGGCCGTGCCCACCGGCCCGCCCGCGAACGCACGGGCGGCCGCCCAGCCGTGGCGGGCTCAGCGCGCCCAGGCCGCCGCACAAAGCGGCATGATCCCCGTCTCGTTCCGCACGGAGCCCGCGCCAAGCGCGCTGCCCGCCCGTCCCGCGCCGATTCGCGCGGCCGCGCCCGCAACGAACGCCCCTGGCGCGCAGACGACCGCCGCGCCGGCCGCCTCCGCCAATGCGACAGCCTCCGCTCCGGTCCCGGCCGGCCAGCAGGACGGCGAAACGATCCGCCGCGCCGCGCTCGCGTTTCTTCAACAGCAGGCGGCGGGCCTGCCCGGCAAGACCGCCATCACCGTCGCGCCCGCGTTCCCGCGCGGCCTCGCCGCGTGTACGACGCTCGAGCCGTTCCTGCCGTCGGGCGCGCGCCTCTGGGGCCGCACGACGGTCGGCGTGCGCTGCGCGGGCGAGCGTCCGTGGACGATCTATCTGCAGGCGAAGCTCGCCGTCCAAGCGACCTATTACGTCGCCGCGCGCCAGATCTCGCCCGGCGAGGCGCTCTCGGCGGCCGACCTCGTCGCGCGCGACGGCGATCTGACGATGCTGCCGCTCGCCGTGATCACCGATCCGACCCAGGCGGTCGGCGCGACCGCGCTCACGCGGGTCGCGGCCGGGCTGCCGCTGCGCCGGGATCTCCTGAAGAGCGCGGCGTCGGTATCGATCGGCCAGACGGTGCGGGTCGTCGCGTCGGGGCAGGGGTTCACGATTTCGGCCGAGGGCAGCGTGCTCAACAACGCAGCGCCCGGCCAGCAGGTACGGGTGCGCATGGCCGCGGGCCAGATCGTCACGGCGATCGTCAAGGACGCCGCGACAGTCGAGATCCCCCTCTAA
- the flgB gene encoding flagellar basal body rod protein FlgB, which produces MLDKLDAEFAFGRQALDVRTYRQELLSSNIANADTPGYRARDVDFSSTLARALKQDGARSAGNAAQLPLAQPAGVTSGMSMATTSGSHMAGNVKLIPTGGPSDDYGRAQYRIPQQPALDGNTVDLDTERVQFADNAVHYQAGMTVMTQQIKTMIAAITSNSSS; this is translated from the coding sequence ATGCTGGACAAACTCGATGCCGAATTCGCATTCGGCCGCCAGGCGCTCGACGTGCGCACGTATCGGCAGGAACTGCTGTCGTCGAACATCGCGAACGCCGATACGCCGGGCTACCGCGCGCGCGACGTCGACTTCTCGTCGACGCTCGCCCGTGCGCTGAAGCAGGACGGCGCGCGCTCCGCCGGCAACGCGGCGCAGCTTCCGCTCGCGCAGCCGGCCGGCGTGACGAGCGGGATGTCGATGGCGACGACGTCGGGCTCGCACATGGCGGGCAACGTGAAGCTGATCCCGACGGGCGGCCCGAGCGACGACTACGGCCGCGCGCAGTACCGGATCCCGCAGCAGCCGGCGCTCGACGGCAACACCGTCGATCTCGACACCGAGCGCGTGCAGTTCGCCGACAACGCGGTGCACTACCAGGCCGGGATGACGGTGATGACGCAGCAGATCAAGACGATGATCGCCGCGATCACGTCGAATTCGAGTTCGTGA
- the flgH gene encoding flagellar basal body L-ring protein FlgH encodes MKQVRLLPQPARGARNAAACRAAAAVAAALALAGCAQLPREPIIQQPMSATPPMPPAMQAPGSIYNPGYAGRPLFEDQRPRNVGDILTIVIAENINATKSSGANTNRQGNTSFDVPTAGFLGGLFNKANLSAQGANKFAATGGASAANTFNGTITVTVTNVLPNGNLIVSGEKQMLINQGNEFVRFSGIVNPNTISGQNSVYSTQVADAKIEYSAKGYINEAETMGWLQRFFLNIAPW; translated from the coding sequence ATGAAGCAGGTTCGTCTTCTCCCGCAACCGGCGCGCGGCGCGCGCAACGCGGCGGCGTGCCGCGCCGCCGCCGCCGTCGCGGCCGCGCTCGCGCTGGCCGGCTGCGCGCAGCTTCCGCGCGAGCCGATCATCCAGCAGCCGATGTCGGCGACGCCGCCGATGCCGCCCGCGATGCAGGCGCCCGGTTCGATCTACAACCCGGGCTATGCGGGCCGGCCGCTCTTCGAGGATCAGCGGCCGCGCAACGTCGGGGACATCCTGACGATCGTGATCGCGGAGAACATCAACGCGACGAAGTCGTCGGGCGCGAACACGAACCGGCAGGGCAACACGAGCTTCGACGTGCCGACCGCGGGCTTCCTCGGCGGCCTCTTCAACAAGGCGAATTTGTCCGCGCAGGGCGCGAACAAATTCGCCGCGACGGGCGGCGCGAGCGCGGCGAACACGTTCAACGGCACGATCACCGTGACGGTGACGAACGTGCTGCCGAACGGCAATCTCATCGTCAGCGGCGAGAAACAGATGCTGATCAACCAGGGCAACGAGTTCGTGCGCTTCTCGGGCATCGTCAATCCGAACACGATCTCGGGTCAGAACTCGGTCTACTCGACGCAGGTCGCGGACGCGAAGATCGAATACTCGGCGAAGGGCTACATCAACGAAGCCGAGACGATGGGCTGGCTGCAGCGCTTCTTCCTCAACATCGCGCCGTGGTGA
- the flgC gene encoding flagellar basal body rod protein FlgC has product MPSLMNIFDVAGSAMSAQSQRLNVTASNLANADSVTGPDGKPYKAKQVVFATAPMGRARTASGQGVGGVQVTKVIDDPSPMKTTYDPSNPAADQNGYVTMPNVDPVQEMVNMISASRSYQANVETLNTAKQLMLKTLTIGS; this is encoded by the coding sequence ATGCCTTCGTTGATGAACATTTTCGACGTCGCGGGTTCCGCGATGTCGGCCCAGTCGCAACGTCTGAACGTGACGGCGTCGAACCTCGCGAACGCCGACAGCGTGACGGGTCCCGACGGCAAGCCCTACAAGGCGAAGCAGGTGGTGTTCGCGACCGCGCCGATGGGCCGCGCGCGCACCGCGTCCGGCCAGGGCGTCGGCGGCGTGCAGGTGACCAAGGTGATCGACGATCCGTCGCCGATGAAGACGACCTACGACCCGTCGAACCCGGCCGCCGACCAGAACGGCTACGTGACGATGCCGAACGTCGATCCGGTGCAGGAGATGGTCAACATGATTTCCGCGTCGCGTTCATATCAGGCGAACGTCGAGACGCTCAACACCGCGAAGCAACTGATGCTGAAGACGCTGACGATCGGCAGCTGA
- the flgF gene encoding flagellar basal-body rod protein FlgF: MDRLIYTAMTGATQSLEQQSVVANNLANTSTTGFRAQLATFRAVPMNFDDGSGNVDPSTTRTYTLSSTPGADFTPGPIERTGNPLDVAVQGPGWLSVMLPDGSEAYTRAGNLHVDQNGQLVTANDLPVVGNGGPLAVPPNAQLTIGQDGTVSALMPGDPPTAVAMIDQLKLVNPDPATMKRGDDGLFRTADGNPADADPAVKVVPNSLEGSNVNPVAAMVSMIDNARAFELQTKLIQSADQNEQAANQLLNFS, translated from the coding sequence ATGGACCGACTGATCTATACGGCGATGACGGGCGCGACGCAGTCGCTCGAGCAACAGTCCGTCGTCGCGAACAATCTCGCGAACACGTCGACGACGGGGTTCCGCGCACAGCTCGCGACGTTTCGTGCGGTGCCGATGAACTTCGACGACGGCAGCGGCAACGTCGATCCGTCGACGACCCGCACCTACACGCTGTCGTCGACGCCCGGCGCGGACTTCACGCCGGGCCCGATCGAGCGCACGGGCAATCCGCTCGATGTCGCGGTTCAGGGGCCGGGCTGGCTGTCGGTGATGCTGCCGGACGGCTCCGAGGCGTACACGCGCGCGGGCAACCTGCACGTCGACCAGAACGGGCAGCTCGTGACCGCGAACGACCTGCCCGTCGTCGGCAACGGCGGCCCGCTCGCCGTGCCGCCGAACGCGCAGCTGACGATCGGCCAGGACGGCACCGTGTCGGCGCTGATGCCGGGCGATCCGCCGACCGCCGTCGCGATGATCGATCAACTGAAGCTCGTGAATCCCGATCCCGCGACGATGAAGCGCGGCGACGACGGCCTGTTCCGCACCGCGGACGGCAATCCCGCCGATGCCGATCCGGCCGTGAAGGTCGTGCCGAATTCGCTCGAAGGCAGCAACGTCAATCCGGTGGCGGCGATGGTGTCGATGATCGACAACGCGCGCGCGTTCGAATTGCAGACGAAGCTGATCCAGTCCGCCGACCAGAACGAGCAGGCGGCGAACCAGCTGCTCAATTTCAGCTAA